A genomic region of Bacteroides acidifaciens contains the following coding sequences:
- a CDS encoding DUF4198 domain-containing protein, whose product MIKYLKKYALIACSLFTLAACDLEIDITNPGLITEKPQDKPQVGETITYRAQVWVEKNDMEELYGGERLFRQNLEALFRNTTTFWNESTNKFDYRFEWVVGEGDDNLVIYEIGSGVKTKEQYNVYKNKAYGTLNTEKYDFVLFLALNCPKGEGGLSCGGGGASKQSVVQSYFEGSHDIFAKKWPEKGTYSDLGHEYGHVRGAQDLYQYMIPAENNPISHVAYDYPKCNMGTGYQEWSDYCSAVFNHNAQYKQLTSDMTRSTYPKQMLVRVTKDGKPVQRATVNFWGSRASFRDIYAAPGNSPYMKKKTDANGELTINDIYRMFIPDYNNTPNLPPKSPVDEFPFSRWYCFVVEVELDGGQTKCVWLSDLDIVPEYLNGGQQEPYVFEIQI is encoded by the coding sequence ATGATAAAGTATTTAAAGAAATATGCATTAATAGCGTGCAGCCTGTTTACATTGGCTGCATGTGATCTCGAAATCGACATAACCAATCCGGGACTTATCACTGAAAAACCGCAGGATAAGCCTCAAGTTGGAGAAACGATTACCTATCGTGCGCAAGTATGGGTGGAGAAAAATGATATGGAAGAGTTGTATGGTGGTGAGCGTCTGTTCAGACAGAATCTGGAGGCACTATTCCGTAATACCACTACTTTCTGGAATGAAAGTACCAATAAGTTTGATTACCGTTTTGAATGGGTTGTGGGTGAAGGAGACGATAATCTGGTCATTTATGAAATAGGCAGTGGTGTGAAAACCAAGGAACAATATAATGTGTATAAAAATAAAGCATACGGTACTTTGAATACCGAAAAGTATGACTTTGTTCTTTTCTTGGCTTTGAATTGTCCTAAGGGTGAAGGCGGACTTTCTTGTGGCGGTGGCGGAGCAAGTAAACAGTCGGTAGTACAGTCTTATTTTGAAGGAAGCCATGATATTTTTGCCAAAAAATGGCCGGAAAAGGGTACATATAGCGATTTGGGGCATGAATATGGTCATGTTCGCGGTGCACAGGATTTATATCAGTACATGATCCCGGCTGAAAATAATCCGATCAGCCATGTTGCATATGATTATCCTAAATGTAACATGGGGACAGGTTATCAGGAATGGAGTGATTACTGCTCGGCGGTATTTAATCACAATGCACAATATAAGCAGCTTACTTCTGATATGACCAGAAGTACATATCCTAAGCAGATGTTGGTCCGGGTGACTAAAGATGGTAAGCCGGTACAACGCGCTACGGTAAATTTCTGGGGATCACGTGCGTCTTTTAGGGATATATATGCAGCACCTGGAAATTCGCCTTACATGAAGAAAAAAACTGATGCGAACGGTGAATTAACGATTAACGACATATACCGGATGTTTATTCCCGATTACAATAATACTCCGAATCTGCCGCCCAAGAGTCCTGTTGACGAGTTTCCATTCTCCCGTTGGTATTGTTTTGTGGTAGAAGTGGAATTGGACGGAGGTCAGACGAAGTGTGTATGGTTGTCGGACTTGGACATCGTTCCCGAATATTTGAACGGAGGACAACAAGAGCCTTATGTGTTTGAAATACAAATATAA